In Methanothermobacter tenebrarum, the sequence ATCATATGCACAGATAAAACAGGCACATTAACCCGCAACGAGATGACAGTACGCAAAGTATGGATACCCTACAAGATAATCGATGTAACAGGAACCGGCTACGAGCCAAAAGGAGAATTTATATGGGATAAAAAGTCACTCACACACAAGGATATACGCGAAATAAAACTGCTTATGAGGGCAGCATCATTCTGTAACGACGCCAAACTAATACCACCAGACGATAATAGTGGATGGCAGATCATAGGAGATCCTACAGAAGCTGCATTACTAGTAGCCGCGAAGAAGATAGGGTTCGACCGCGACCAAGAAATGAAGAAGATCCCAAGGATAACAGAGCTCCCATTCGACTCTAAGAGGAAAATGATGACTTCAATACACCAGAAACCCCATAAAAAGGTTGCATATGTCAAAGGAGCCCCAAAAAGGATAATATCACTCTCCAAATGGATATCAGTCGATGGGAAACCAGAACCCCTAACCAGAGAAAAAAGAAAAGAAATACTACAAATACATGACGAAATCGCATCCCAAGGCTTCAGAATGCTTGCAATGGCCTATAGAGACCTTCCAAACCAACTAGAAGATTACAAACCGGATAATATCGAAAAAGATCTTATATTAGTTGGGATGACAGCACTCCAAGACCCTCCACGCGAAAACGTTAAAGAAGCAGTTAAAGAATGTCAAAGGGCAGGTATCCGCATAATCATGATAACCGGCGACTATGGTCTGACAGCAGCAGCAATAGCAAAAGAAATAGGGATAATACCTGATGAAAACTATCAGATAATAAAAGGGAAAGAATTGGACAAACTATCAGACGATGAACTTAAAAATATCTTAAAAAGAGAAAATAACATAATATTCGCAAGAACAGTCCCAGAACATAAAATGCGCATAGCAAAGGTCCTAGAAGGCGAAGAAGAAGTAGTAGCCATGACAGGAGACGGGATTAACGACGCCCCAGCCCTCAAAAAAGCAGATATAGGCGTTGCAATGGGAAGCGGAACCGACGTGGCCAAAGAGGCCGCAGATATGGTGCTCATAGATGATAACTTCGCCACAATCGTAAAAGCGGTTAAAGAGGGACGCACCATCTATGAGAATATTAGAAAATTTATAACATACATTTTTTCACATGAAACCGCCGAGATAGTGCCATTCATCCTTATGGTCTTCCTCGGAATACCACTCCCAATTACAGTAATGCAAATACTTGCAATAGACCTCGGAACAGACACACTACCCGCACTAGCCCTTGGCAGAAGCCCCCCAGAAGCTGATGTTATGGATAAACCCCCAAGACCACCACATGAACGACTGCTAAACCTCCCAATTATACTCCGCGGATACTTGTTCATTGGGATTATAGAAGCCATCCTTGTAATGTCAGGCTACTTCTGGGTGCTCTACAATGGTGGCTGGACACTAGGAGAACATTTAGCCTTCACAGATCCATTGTATCTTAAAGCCACTACAATGGTGTTCGCGGGTATAGTAATGGCCCAAGTAGGTAACATCTTAACATGCCAGACCACGAAATCATCAGTTTTTGAAATAGGATTATTCAAGAATCGTTGGATAATCTGGGGGATACTATTCGAGCTTATAATACTATTCTCCATAGTCTATCTGCCTCAACTTCAGCCTATCTTTGGAACCGCACCCCTAGGATTCAATGAATGGTTGTACCTATTATCATTCGTGCCTATAGTTTTCCTAGCAGATGAACTCCGAAAAGCAGTTTTCAGACACTTCAGATTATGAAAGATCAACCTTCTAGGATGTTCCCCATGTCCGTTTTAGCTTCAAAAGTCATCCAATAACAAAAATAGCAACAATTAAGAAATATTATATAAAATGGGAATTTAAGGTTATAAGATATTCGTTATAAGAGTATCAAAGAGTATATGAAAGTTTATTAGAGATTTTTATAAATGCTTTTTGCTTGTCGCATTTTCTATTTTAGCCATATTTTCTTTTAAATGGTCTGAGAAAAGATCATTTCAACTTTTTTCAGCCAAAAAACCCCTAGAAAACAGTAACCTTTATATACTTGTTTTGTTTTATAGGGGGATTATGGTGTTACCATGAAAAAAGCATTATATCTTGGTGTTTTCCTGGCATTAATCCTAGTATTAACTGGCAGCGCCTCGGCGGCTCAGTTAACATACAATGAAATATCCGACGCCTCGAAGATAATAGCTGATCAAGCATCAAAAACAGGCACAATACCATCTCAGGTCACAGTAAACAACAAAAACATAACACTAGACGACTACCTCTACGCAGCAACAACCACAACAATAAACCTAAACACCAACCAAAAAACAAGCATACCTATCAATAATTATAAACCACCAACAGATCCATTAAAGACCACAGCAACCGGAACACTCACAAAAACAACATACCTACAAACAGCACAAAACATCAAAAAATACATGGAAACATACCAACGCTCACCAAACTACGCCACCACAACAATCGGCCGAGTAAACTACCAGAGCCTAATTTACGCCTACGCAAGGATAATAAACTTCTACAACGAAAACCAGAGACTACCAAACTCCGTGACAATAAAAAATGTGAAAATCACCACCATACCAAACACACCAACACCCCAGTTATCATACAATGAAATATCCACTATTTCCAAGGTAATAGCAAGTTATGTAAATCAAAATGGTAAAATACCATCTCAGGTCACAGTAAACAACAAAAACATAACACTAGACGACTACCTCTACGCAGCAACAACCACAACAA encodes:
- a CDS encoding cation-translocating P-type ATPase; translated protein: MKIYQLPEGEVPKKLKTTKNGLSHPEAERRLKEYGPNKLKEVKKKPIIFNFLENLYNILALILWAASSLAFISGTPQLGIAIIAVIILNAIFSFWQEYEAEKAAEALKSILPSKAKVIRDGEEIEILAENIVPGDLLILEEGDNVPADARLIEAHELKVDNSTLTGESKPVRKVSHPIKKYDNYVETPNLVFAGTSITSGSGKAIVYHTGENTEFSKIAELTQEVKEEPSPLQKQIANVARIIAIIAILMGIILFLVNLYIIKLPPNLAFIFAIGLMVANVPEGLLPTVTLSLATSARKMVKDNALIKRLSSVETLGSTTIICTDKTGTLTRNEMTVRKVWIPYKIIDVTGTGYEPKGEFIWDKKSLTHKDIREIKLLMRAASFCNDAKLIPPDDNSGWQIIGDPTEAALLVAAKKIGFDRDQEMKKIPRITELPFDSKRKMMTSIHQKPHKKVAYVKGAPKRIISLSKWISVDGKPEPLTREKRKEILQIHDEIASQGFRMLAMAYRDLPNQLEDYKPDNIEKDLILVGMTALQDPPRENVKEAVKECQRAGIRIIMITGDYGLTAAAIAKEIGIIPDENYQIIKGKELDKLSDDELKNILKRENNIIFARTVPEHKMRIAKVLEGEEEVVAMTGDGINDAPALKKADIGVAMGSGTDVAKEAADMVLIDDNFATIVKAVKEGRTIYENIRKFITYIFSHETAEIVPFILMVFLGIPLPITVMQILAIDLGTDTLPALALGRSPPEADVMDKPPRPPHERLLNLPIILRGYLFIGIIEAILVMSGYFWVLYNGGWTLGEHLAFTDPLYLKATTMVFAGIVMAQVGNILTCQTTKSSVFEIGLFKNRWIIWGILFELIILFSIVYLPQLQPIFGTAPLGFNEWLYLLSFVPIVFLADELRKAVFRHFRL